Proteins encoded by one window of Clostridium cagae:
- a CDS encoding ATP-binding protein, which translates to MANDIANMEPRKALFILALTKDEKLDSAICELIANSINAAEKLNNSKVLKGYRLELYIGKNNNIPYNFLIRDNCGGISREDAKNKAFKLGNDFKNYKLGFGIGMKRALFKLCEEFILESHTVNDSFKIQMNILDWEKKRGWNIPIKNNNRKTKLEPGVIISVPKLNKDIEKELLSQQFKKKLINKIKLNYETKLEAGFEIYINGKRILCDDMKSSNNILETGTYVFQGIELKIKIECDSKRSPDCYGWNYVINGDTIINGDKTSLSNWEETAKDSNYNYEKFVGFVYINGDDVSKLPLNTTKDGIDTNNEIYKVIQNHMNLAIKNTRKYFISTERSIEYKKPVNEIEDLKQKLNKKSNADVGRETFRRCFENLK; encoded by the coding sequence ATGGCAAATGATATTGCTAATATGGAACCAAGAAAAGCATTGTTTATATTAGCACTTACCAAAGATGAAAAATTAGATTCAGCAATCTGTGAGTTAATAGCGAATTCTATTAATGCAGCAGAAAAATTAAATAATTCTAAAGTTTTAAAAGGGTATCGTTTAGAATTATATATTGGTAAAAATAATAATATTCCATATAATTTTCTTATAAGAGATAATTGTGGTGGAATATCAAGAGAGGATGCTAAAAATAAAGCTTTTAAGTTAGGAAATGATTTTAAAAATTATAAATTAGGCTTTGGCATAGGAATGAAAAGGGCACTTTTTAAATTATGTGAAGAGTTTATTTTAGAATCGCATACTGTTAATGATAGCTTTAAAATTCAAATGAACATACTAGATTGGGAAAAGAAACGTGGCTGGAATATACCGATAAAGAATAACAATAGAAAGACTAAATTAGAACCAGGAGTTATAATATCAGTACCTAAATTAAACAAGGATATTGAAAAAGAATTATTATCACAACAATTTAAGAAAAAGCTTATAAATAAGATAAAATTGAATTATGAAACAAAATTAGAAGCAGGATTTGAAATATATATTAACGGAAAAAGAATTTTATGTGATGATATGAAGAGTAGTAATAATATATTAGAAACTGGAACGTATGTATTCCAAGGGATAGAATTAAAAATAAAAATAGAATGTGATAGCAAAAGAAGTCCTGATTGTTATGGATGGAACTATGTAATAAATGGTGACACTATAATAAACGGTGATAAAACAAGTCTAAGTAATTGGGAAGAAACAGCAAAGGATTCTAATTATAATTATGAAAAATTTGTAGGATTTGTATATATTAATGGAGATGATGTTTCAAAGCTACCACTAAATACAACTAAAGATGGTATAGATACTAATAACGAAATATATAAAGTAATACAAAATCATATGAATTTAGCTATAAAAAATACACGAAAATATTTTATAAGTACTGAACGATCAATAGAATATAAAAAACCTGTAAATGAAATTGAGGATTTAAAACAAAAATTAAATAAGAAATCAAATGCAGATGTAGGAAGAGAAACTTTTAGAAGATGTTTTGAGAATTTAAAATAG
- a CDS encoding HRDC domain-containing protein translates to MVFTNDVLNQIVEKCPKNQDELIIIKGLGKVKIDKYGNDILEIVKKYNTV, encoded by the coding sequence ATGGTATTTACTAATGATGTGTTAAATCAAATAGTTGAAAAGTGTCCTAAAAACCAAGACGAACTAATAATTATAAAGGGATTAGGAAAAGTTAAAATTGATAAGTATGGAAATGACATTTTAGAAATAGTTAAGAAATATAATACGGTTTAG
- a CDS encoding VanZ family protein — MYVAHTDYLINIIRICILCIIFQKGFYLRAKKKEGGVSRKHFLGVFIFLLYLAAVYGVTGIGTIWDVQRFVTTSTSEFDRIFLVPFSSSQVIMPYVLNIIMTIPLGFLLPLIWKQFRTLKKVALSGFLLSLCIELSQLFTQSRNTTTDDLIMNTLGAIIGYFIFKALFHIILKKNSNEKDEITSSSVVIKHEAIFYLVLSFLGIFLFAI, encoded by the coding sequence ATGTATGTTGCTCATACTGATTATTTAATTAACATTATTCGCATATGTATTTTATGCATTATATTTCAAAAAGGATTTTATCTAAGGGCTAAGAAGAAGGAAGGAGGAGTTTCCCGCAAGCATTTTCTAGGGGTATTTATTTTTTTATTGTATTTGGCAGCTGTTTATGGCGTAACGGGAATAGGAACAATTTGGGATGTGCAAAGGTTTGTTACCACATCTACATCTGAATTTGATCGAATCTTTTTAGTTCCATTCTCTAGTTCCCAGGTAATAATGCCGTATGTTTTGAATATTATAATGACCATACCATTAGGATTCTTGTTACCATTGATTTGGAAACAATTTCGAACACTAAAAAAGGTTGCCTTGTCAGGCTTTTTGTTATCTTTATGTATTGAGTTAAGTCAATTGTTCACTCAGAGCCGAAACACAACGACAGATGATTTAATTATGAATACCCTAGGAGCTATTATTGGATATTTCATCTTTAAAGCATTATTTCACATCATCTTGAAAAAAAATAGCAACGAAAAAGATGAAATAACATCATCTTCAGTTGTCATCAAACACGAAGCAATCTTTTATTTAGTATTATCATTTTTGGGAATATTTTTATTTGCTATTTAG
- a CDS encoding PTS lactose/cellobiose transporter subunit IIA, with amino-acid sequence MEEKIFEIISHSGDSRGYTFQALKEARKNNMEKAEKLMDKANEELHLAHNTQTSLIQWEINGKPVEISLLMVHAQDQLMTAISENNLVKELIEMFKLIHK; translated from the coding sequence ATGGAAGAAAAAATATTTGAAATAATATCACACAGTGGAGATTCAAGAGGATACACTTTTCAAGCTTTAAAAGAGGCAAGAAAAAACAATATGGAAAAAGCAGAAAAACTTATGGATAAAGCAAATGAGGAATTACATTTAGCACATAATACTCAAACGTCTCTTATTCAATGGGAGATAAATGGAAAACCAGTGGAAATATCACTACTTATGGTTCATGCACAAGATCAATTAATGACAGCAATTTCTGAAAATAATTTAGTTAAAGAGTTGATTGAAATGTTTAAACTTATTCATAAATAA
- a CDS encoding 6-phospho-beta-glucosidase → MKKLKIAIIGGGSSYTPEIIEGFIKREGELPVKEIYLVDIKDGEEKLNIVGNLAKRMIKKVGLDIKIILTLDRREALKDADFVTTQFRIGGLDARVRDEKFPLKYDVLGQETVGPGGLAKALRTIPVILDICKDMKELCPNAYLINFTNPSGMVTEAVNKYTNIKCIGLCNVPIHMKMDIAKMLDVDTKDLFIEFVGLNHLVWGRKVWYKGEDITKKVIEGLKDGASLTMKNISDLKWPVEFLDALKMIPCPYHRYYYMTDRLLDEEKKSAQDGQLGTRAEQVKRVEKKLFELYKNENLDVKPTQLEKRGGAYYSDAAVSLISAIYNDKKEIHTVNIKNNGIIKGIPNDAIIETNCLIDKRGATPLALTGDLEIKILGLIQSVKAYETLAVESAITGDKNTAIMALTNNPLISSIDKSIKLVNELIEINKCYLPQFK, encoded by the coding sequence ATGAAAAAATTAAAAATAGCAATAATAGGTGGAGGAAGTAGTTATACACCAGAAATAATAGAAGGATTTATAAAGAGAGAAGGAGAACTTCCAGTAAAAGAAATTTATTTAGTAGATATAAAAGATGGAGAAGAAAAACTTAATATTGTAGGTAACCTAGCTAAAAGAATGATAAAAAAAGTAGGATTAGATATTAAGATTATTCTTACATTAGATAGAAGAGAAGCTTTAAAAGATGCAGATTTTGTAACAACTCAATTTAGAATTGGAGGATTAGATGCCAGAGTAAGGGATGAAAAATTTCCCCTTAAATATGATGTATTAGGACAAGAAACAGTAGGGCCAGGAGGTCTTGCAAAAGCATTGAGAACAATTCCAGTGATCTTAGATATATGCAAGGACATGAAAGAGCTTTGCCCAAATGCATATCTTATTAATTTTACAAATCCATCAGGAATGGTTACAGAAGCAGTAAACAAATATACTAATATAAAATGTATAGGATTATGTAATGTACCTATACATATGAAAATGGACATAGCAAAAATGTTAGATGTAGATACTAAAGATTTATTTATAGAATTTGTGGGACTTAATCATCTGGTTTGGGGAAGAAAAGTATGGTATAAGGGTGAAGATATAACTAAAAAAGTTATAGAAGGCTTAAAAGATGGTGCATCATTGACTATGAAGAATATATCTGATTTAAAATGGCCAGTAGAATTTTTAGATGCTTTAAAAATGATACCATGTCCATATCACAGATATTATTATATGACAGATAGGCTTTTGGATGAAGAAAAAAAATCAGCACAAGATGGACAATTAGGAACAAGAGCTGAACAAGTTAAAAGAGTTGAAAAAAAATTATTTGAGTTATATAAAAATGAAAACTTAGATGTAAAACCAACTCAACTTGAAAAACGGGGTGGTGCATATTATTCTGATGCGGCAGTTTCCCTTATTAGTGCTATTTATAATGATAAAAAAGAAATCCATACAGTTAATATTAAAAATAATGGAATAATAAAAGGAATTCCTAATGATGCAATAATTGAAACTAATTGCTTAATAGATAAAAGAGGTGCAACACCATTAGCATTAACAGGAGACTTAGAAATTAAAATATTAGGACTTATTCAAAGTGTTAAGGCTTATGAAACTTTAGCTGTTGAATCTGCAATTACTGGTGATAAGAATACAGCAATCATGGCCCTTACCAATAATCCATTAATTTCATCTATTGATAAGTCAATAAAATTAGTTAATGAATTAATAGAAATAAATAAATGTTATTTACCACAGTTTAAATAA
- a CDS encoding PTS sugar transporter subunit IIC, with amino-acid sequence MKKFFDWLEKYLVPPMTKLSEQRHLKAVRDGIVSTIPLIIVGSFFLVLAIPPNLYLKEIVQPYTNQIMFPYRLSMGIMALYASFGIAHSLAKSYKLDPLTGAILGLAAFLLTSVPVNIEDQGWMISLSNLGGSGMFVAILMAIFAVEILRFCKNKNLTVKMPKEVPTSVANSFAALIPATFIIIPIWVIRDLLNFDIQGNILKIFMPLVKAGNSLPGILIPILLITLLWSCGIHGDSVVGTVARPIWLAMLDSNIAAQASGQPVPNIAPEPFFQWFVWIGGSGATIGLVILMLFSRSVYLKDVGKACLIPGICNINEPVIFGVPIMLNPLLIIPFVVAPLVCGCLTYFAMVLNLVAKPVILAPWTLPAPIGAYLTTGGDWRAIILVLINILVTSVIYYPFFRAYEEKLMKEALEEN; translated from the coding sequence ATGAAAAAATTTTTTGATTGGCTGGAAAAATATTTAGTACCACCAATGACAAAATTATCAGAGCAAAGACATCTAAAAGCTGTAAGGGATGGTATCGTATCAACTATTCCTCTTATAATAGTTGGTAGTTTTTTCTTAGTACTTGCTATTCCACCTAATTTATATCTTAAAGAAATTGTGCAACCTTACACTAATCAAATAATGTTTCCTTATAGATTGAGCATGGGTATAATGGCACTTTATGCATCCTTTGGTATAGCACATAGTCTTGCTAAATCTTATAAACTAGATCCATTAACAGGTGCAATTTTAGGACTTGCAGCATTTTTACTTACAAGTGTACCTGTAAACATTGAAGATCAAGGTTGGATGATATCTTTATCTAACTTAGGTGGATCTGGAATGTTTGTTGCAATTTTAATGGCTATCTTTGCAGTAGAAATTTTGAGATTTTGTAAAAACAAAAATCTTACAGTTAAAATGCCGAAAGAAGTTCCAACATCAGTTGCAAATTCCTTTGCAGCATTAATACCAGCTACATTTATTATTATTCCAATATGGGTAATTAGGGACTTATTAAACTTTGATATTCAAGGAAATATATTAAAGATATTTATGCCACTTGTAAAAGCAGGAAATTCTTTACCAGGTATATTAATACCAATATTACTTATAACTTTGTTATGGTCTTGTGGTATACATGGTGATTCAGTTGTTGGTACAGTGGCAAGACCAATATGGCTTGCAATGCTTGATAGCAATATTGCAGCACAAGCATCTGGACAACCTGTTCCTAATATAGCTCCAGAACCATTTTTCCAATGGTTTGTATGGATTGGAGGTTCAGGAGCAACAATAGGATTAGTTATTTTAATGTTATTTTCTAGATCTGTATACTTAAAAGATGTTGGTAAGGCATGTTTAATACCAGGAATATGTAATATTAATGAACCAGTAATTTTTGGAGTGCCAATAATGTTAAATCCACTATTAATTATACCTTTCGTTGTAGCTCCTTTAGTTTGTGGATGTTTAACTTATTTTGCTATGGTCTTGAATTTAGTTGCAAAACCAGTGATTTTAGCACCATGGACACTTCCAGCTCCAATAGGGGCATATCTTACAACTGGTGGAGATTGGAGAGCTATAATTTTAGTTTTAATAAATATATTAGTTACATCAGTAATATATTATCCATTCTTTAGAGCATACGAAGAAAAATTAATGAAAGAAGCATTAGAAGAGAATTAA
- a CDS encoding PTS sugar transporter subunit IIB yields the protein MKVLMVCSGGMSSAIVVEAIKKEAIKVNFALEINAVGTSDFYDELKNGGYDLALVAPQVRHRLDTFKEQAEEFNVPVEVIIPMGYTPLGGGKVLKQIKAYAK from the coding sequence ATGAAAGTTTTAATGGTTTGTTCAGGGGGAATGTCTAGTGCAATAGTAGTTGAGGCAATTAAAAAAGAAGCAATTAAAGTTAACTTTGCATTAGAAATAAATGCAGTTGGTACAAGTGACTTTTATGATGAATTAAAAAATGGAGGATATGATTTAGCGCTAGTAGCTCCTCAAGTAAGGCATAGATTAGATACATTTAAAGAACAAGCTGAGGAGTTTAATGTACCAGTAGAGGTGATAATCCCTATGGGATATACTCCTTTAGGAGGAGGAAAAGTTTTAAAGCAAATAAAAGCGTATGCTAAATAG
- a CDS encoding MIP/aquaporin family protein gives MNMTTFFAEMFGTLILVLLGDAVVANVILKKTKGQNSGWMVISSGWAVAVAIPVYMFANISGAHFNPAVTIALATVGQFPWADVPMYIAAQLIGAFIGATLVLISYYNHFEATEDQATKLGVFCTAPEIRKPVFNFITEFVGTFILVFAIMGATAQPFVNGTQPVAIGVIILAMGLCLGGPTGYAINPARDLAPRLVHFLLPVPNKGTSDWGYAWIPVVAPIAGAIAGALVYVNIF, from the coding sequence ATGAATATGACAACATTTTTTGCAGAAATGTTTGGAACTTTAATCTTAGTATTATTAGGAGATGCTGTTGTAGCTAACGTAATACTTAAGAAAACAAAGGGTCAAAATTCAGGATGGATGGTTATATCAAGTGGATGGGCTGTAGCTGTTGCAATTCCAGTATATATGTTTGCAAATATTAGTGGAGCACATTTTAACCCTGCAGTTACAATAGCATTAGCTACTGTTGGACAATTTCCATGGGCTGATGTTCCTATGTATATAGCTGCACAACTTATAGGAGCATTTATAGGAGCTACTTTAGTTCTTATTTCTTACTATAATCATTTTGAAGCAACTGAAGATCAAGCTACAAAATTAGGAGTGTTTTGTACAGCTCCAGAAATAAGAAAACCTGTATTTAACTTTATAACTGAGTTTGTGGGAACATTTATATTAGTTTTTGCAATAATGGGAGCAACAGCACAACCATTTGTAAATGGAACTCAACCAGTAGCTATAGGTGTAATAATATTAGCAATGGGATTATGTTTAGGTGGTCCAACAGGATATGCTATAAACCCAGCTAGAGATTTAGCACCAAGACTTGTTCACTTTTTATTGCCAGTACCAAATAAAGGTACTTCAGATTGGGGCTATGCATGGATACCAGTAGTAGCACCAATAGCAGGAGCAATAGCAGGAGCTTTAGTTTACGTAAATATATTCTAA
- a CDS encoding iron-containing alcohol dehydrogenase: MRMYDYLVPSVNFMGAGCVKLVGERCQILGGKKALIVTDKFLRSMEGGAVELTVKSLQEAGIEVAYYDAVEPNPKDTNVADGLKIFQDEKCDMIVTVGGGSAHDCGKGIGIVATHEGDLYEYAGIETLTKALPPIVAVNTTAGTASEVTRHCVITNTKTKVKYVIVSWRNLPLASFNDPELMVKKPAGLTAATGMDALTHAIEAYVSKDANPVTDAAAIQAIKLISNNLRQAVALGENLVARENMAYGSLLAGMAFNNANLGYVHAMAHQLGGLYDMPHGVANAMLLPHVEKYNLISNPQKFADIAEFMGENIQGLSVMEAAEKAIDAMFRLSTDIGIPTSLKEMGIKEEDFQYMAEMALKDGNAFSNPRKGNEKDIVAIFKAAF, from the coding sequence ATGAGAATGTACGATTATTTAGTACCAAGTGTTAACTTTATGGGCGCTGGATGTGTAAAATTAGTAGGAGAAAGATGTCAAATATTAGGCGGAAAAAAAGCTTTAATAGTAACAGATAAATTTTTAAGAAGCATGGAAGGTGGAGCAGTAGAATTAACTGTTAAATCATTACAAGAAGCTGGAATAGAAGTTGCATACTATGATGCAGTTGAACCAAATCCAAAAGATACAAACGTTGCTGATGGATTAAAAATATTCCAAGACGAAAAATGCGATATGATAGTTACAGTTGGAGGCGGAAGTGCTCATGACTGTGGTAAAGGTATTGGTATAGTTGCTACTCATGAAGGAGATCTTTATGAATATGCTGGAATAGAAACTTTAACTAAAGCTCTTCCACCAATCGTTGCAGTTAATACTACAGCTGGAACAGCAAGTGAAGTTACAAGACATTGTGTTATAACTAACACTAAAACTAAAGTTAAATATGTTATAGTTAGCTGGAGAAACTTACCATTAGCTTCATTCAACGATCCAGAATTAATGGTTAAAAAACCTGCTGGTTTAACAGCTGCTACAGGAATGGATGCATTAACTCATGCTATCGAAGCTTATGTATCAAAAGATGCAAACCCTGTAACTGATGCTGCTGCTATACAAGCAATAAAATTAATATCAAACAATTTAAGACAGGCGGTTGCTTTAGGTGAAAACTTAGTAGCAAGAGAAAACATGGCATACGGTTCATTATTAGCTGGTATGGCATTCAACAACGCTAACTTAGGATATGTTCATGCTATGGCTCACCAATTAGGTGGATTATACGATATGCCACATGGAGTAGCTAATGCTATGCTTCTTCCACATGTTGAAAAATACAACTTAATCTCAAACCCACAAAAATTTGCTGATATAGCAGAATTCATGGGAGAAAACATACAAGGATTATCAGTTATGGAAGCAGCAGAAAAAGCTATAGATGCTATGTTCAGACTTTCAACTGATATCGGAATTCCTACAAGCTTAAAAGAAATGGGAATAAAAGAAGAAGATTTCCAATACATGGCTGAAATGGCATTAAAAGATGGAAATGCATTCAGTAACCCAAGAAAAGGAAATGAAAAAGATATAGTTGCAATATTTAAAGCTGCATTTTAA
- a CDS encoding GlcG/HbpS family heme-binding protein — MKKLNEIKQLSLEIVKEMAKAAEEKAASMNVPVIFAAVDAGANLMLMHRMEEAFITSIDIAINKAYTAACLKQGSHGIAECVQPGESLYGLQLTNNCRIVPFGGGLPIIVDGKVVGAVGVSGGTVEEDMAIAQAAVDAFNK, encoded by the coding sequence ATGAAAAAGTTAAATGAGATCAAACAATTAAGCTTAGAAATAGTTAAAGAAATGGCTAAAGCAGCTGAGGAAAAAGCAGCTAGTATGAATGTTCCAGTAATTTTTGCAGCAGTAGATGCTGGAGCAAATTTAATGTTAATGCACAGAATGGAAGAAGCGTTCATAACAAGCATTGATATAGCAATAAATAAAGCTTATACAGCAGCATGTTTAAAACAAGGAAGTCATGGAATAGCTGAATGTGTTCAACCTGGAGAAAGCCTTTATGGACTACAACTTACAAATAATTGTAGAATAGTTCCATTTGGTGGTGGACTACCAATAATAGTTGATGGAAAAGTTGTTGGAGCTGTTGGAGTAAGTGGTGGAACTGTAGAAGAAGATATGGCTATAGCTCAAGCAGCAGTAGATGCTTTTAATAAGTAA
- a CDS encoding cob(I)yrinic acid a,c-diamide adenosyltransferase translates to MKIYTKTGDKGTTALYGGSRVDKDSLRVEAYGTVDEVISFIGLACAEIEDKEEKNALEEIQKKLFVLGAELASDEKGLTYLKEVITDEDIEKLEVLIDKYMELAGPFKGFVTPGKNKISAALHVARTVTRRAERRIATLCKEENVREQVKMYVNRLSDVLFAFARYEEEK, encoded by the coding sequence ATGAAAATTTATACTAAAACGGGTGATAAAGGAACTACCGCTTTGTATGGTGGCAGTAGAGTAGATAAAGATAGTTTAAGAGTTGAAGCATATGGAACTGTTGATGAAGTTATTTCATTTATTGGCTTAGCTTGTGCTGAGATTGAAGATAAAGAAGAAAAAAATGCACTTGAAGAAATACAAAAAAAATTATTTGTACTAGGTGCAGAACTTGCTAGTGATGAAAAAGGACTAACATATTTAAAAGAAGTAATAACAGATGAAGATATAGAAAAACTAGAAGTTCTAATAGATAAATATATGGAGCTTGCAGGACCTTTCAAAGGATTTGTAACTCCAGGAAAAAATAAAATATCAGCAGCTTTGCATGTAGCAAGAACTGTAACTAGAAGAGCAGAAAGAAGAATTGCCACACTTTGCAAAGAAGAAAATGTACGTGAACAAGTTAAAATGTATGTGAATAGACTATCAGATGTTTTATTTGCATTTGCTAGATATGAAGAAGAAAAATAG
- a CDS encoding glycerol dehydratase reactivase beta/small subunit family protein — MVMRHFKYDMPTICLYHSSNLEDLTKFNEILWGLEEEGIPCNISSKEDSLSSEELSHMASQDSKLAVGIGIDKSGKITLTLNKLKKYEPLFTVSLNDEDKVLRALGANAGRLVKGIAFK, encoded by the coding sequence ATGGTGATGAGACATTTTAAATATGACATGCCAACCATATGTCTTTATCATTCTTCAAATTTAGAAGACTTAACTAAATTCAATGAAATTTTATGGGGACTAGAGGAAGAAGGAATACCTTGTAATATATCAAGTAAAGAAGATTCCTTAAGTTCAGAAGAGCTTAGTCATATGGCTTCACAAGATTCAAAATTAGCAGTAGGTATAGGAATTGATAAAAGTGGAAAAATAACATTAACTTTAAATAAACTTAAAAAATATGAACCTTTGTTTACTGTTAGTCTGAATGATGAAGATAAAGTTCTAAGAGCTTTAGGAGCTAATGCAGGAAGATTAGTTAAAGGAATTGCTTTTAAGTAG
- a CDS encoding diol dehydratase reactivase subunit alpha encodes MKIIAGVDIGNATTEVALSKVENGKIKFLSSGIVPTTGIKGTEENIDGVFSSLKGALNKVNLELKDLNLVRINEAAPVIGDVAMETITETIITESTMIGHNPSTPGGVGLGIGKTIYIEELDNLEVDKIEENQFIPLILSRVNFLEAAARINAATQRGINITSAVVQRDDGVLINNRLEKKIPIVDEVMLLEKVPLGMKAAVEVAAQGDVVETLSNPYGIATVFNLTSEETKMIVPISRALIGNRSAVVIKTPKGDVQEKSIPAGKIHINGLKRKEVVDVEHGAEKIMDAVNLCVPIQDVKGEAGTNAGGMLERVRQVMANLTKQKISDITIQDLLAVDTFIPQMVKGGLAAEFSMENAVGIAAMVKADKLQMQMIADKLQKQLNVPVEVGGVEADMAIRGALTTPGSSTPLAILDMGAGSTDASIINKQGEICSIHLAGAGNMVTMLIKSELGLEDFSLAEDIKKHPLAKVESLFHIRHEDGTVEFFQKPLDSSVFAKVVILKDGMLVPIDGQNSLEKIRNIRKCAKEKVFVTNCLRALKIVSPTGNIRDIEFVVLVGGSSLDFEVPQVVTNALSQYGVVAGRGNIRGSEGPRNAVATGLVLAFDGNGESK; translated from the coding sequence GGTTGAAAATGGAAAGATAAAGTTTCTTTCAAGTGGCATAGTTCCAACAACAGGAATAAAAGGCACTGAAGAAAACATAGATGGAGTTTTTTCCTCTTTAAAAGGAGCTTTAAATAAAGTAAATTTAGAACTTAAAGATTTAAACTTAGTAAGAATCAATGAAGCAGCACCAGTTATAGGTGATGTTGCTATGGAAACTATCACTGAGACTATTATAACGGAATCTACAATGATTGGACATAATCCATCTACTCCAGGTGGTGTAGGTCTTGGAATAGGAAAGACAATATATATTGAAGAGTTAGATAACTTAGAAGTAGATAAGATTGAAGAAAATCAATTTATTCCGTTAATTTTAAGTAGAGTTAACTTCTTAGAGGCTGCAGCTAGAATTAATGCTGCAACTCAAAGAGGTATAAACATAACTTCAGCAGTAGTTCAAAGAGATGATGGGGTTCTAATTAATAATAGATTAGAAAAGAAAATACCTATAGTAGATGAAGTAATGCTTCTAGAAAAGGTTCCATTAGGAATGAAAGCAGCAGTAGAAGTTGCAGCACAAGGTGATGTTGTTGAAACTTTATCTAATCCATACGGTATTGCTACAGTGTTTAATTTAACATCAGAAGAAACAAAAATGATAGTACCAATATCTAGAGCTTTAATAGGAAATAGATCCGCAGTAGTAATAAAAACACCTAAGGGTGATGTTCAAGAAAAAAGTATACCTGCAGGTAAAATTCATATAAACGGATTAAAAAGAAAAGAAGTTGTAGATGTAGAGCATGGTGCAGAAAAAATAATGGATGCAGTTAACTTATGTGTTCCAATTCAAGATGTTAAAGGTGAAGCTGGTACAAATGCAGGTGGAATGTTAGAAAGAGTAAGACAAGTAATGGCAAATCTTACAAAGCAAAAAATATCAGATATCACAATTCAAGACTTATTAGCAGTTGATACATTCATACCTCAAATGGTAAAGGGTGGTCTTGCGGCAGAATTCTCAATGGAAAATGCAGTAGGAATAGCTGCAATGGTTAAAGCTGATAAACTTCAAATGCAGATGATTGCAGATAAATTACAAAAACAATTAAATGTTCCTGTTGAAGTTGGTGGAGTAGAAGCTGATATGGCTATAAGAGGAGCATTAACAACTCCAGGAAGTAGTACACCACTTGCAATCTTAGATATGGGAGCAGGATCTACGGATGCATCAATAATAAATAAGCAAGGAGAAATTTGTTCAATCCATTTGGCTGGAGCAGGAAACATGGTAACTATGCTTATAAAGTCAGAACTTGGATTAGAGGATTTTAGCTTAGCTGAGGATATTAAAAAACATCCATTAGCAAAGGTAGAAAGCTTATTCCATATAAGACATGAAGATGGAACTGTAGAGTTTTTCCAAAAACCATTAGATTCATCAGTTTTTGCTAAGGTTGTAATCTTAAAAGACGGAATGCTTGTTCCAATAGATGGACAAAATTCTTTAGAAAAAATTAGAAACATAAGAAAATGTGCTAAAGAAAAAGTATTTGTAACTAACTGCTTAAGAGCACTAAAAATAGTGTCACCTACAGGAAATATAAGAGACATTGAATTCGTTGTATTAGTAGGTGGATCTTCATTAGACTTCGAAGTCCCTCAAGTAGTAACTAATGCTTTATCTCAATATGGAGTAGTAGCTGGAAGAGGAAATATAAGAGGATCAGAAGGACCAAGAAATGCTGTAGCTACAGGACTTGTATTGGCTTTTGATGGAAATGGAGAAAGTAAGTAA